One window from the genome of Eucalyptus grandis isolate ANBG69807.140 chromosome 7, ASM1654582v1, whole genome shotgun sequence encodes:
- the LOC104453548 gene encoding acyl carrier protein 4, chloroplastic isoform X1 gives MASVSAASVTFRALSKPSLKSNETSSLKVVSLGWRKNGFPSLRSSRFRVSCAQAKPETVDKVCEIVRKQLALPAEAELTPESKFSAIGADSLDTVEIVMALEEEFDISVEEESSQNITTVQEAADLIEKLVQKKPEA, from the exons ATGGCTAGCGTTTCTGCTGCTTCCGTCACCTTCAGAGCTCTCTCGAAGCCGTCACTGAAGAGCAACGAG ACCTCAAGCTTGAAGGTCGTCTCTCTGGGGTGGAGAAAGAATGGCTTCCCTTCCTTGAGGAGTTCCCGGTTCCGCGTCTCTTGTGCG CAGGCGAAGCCTGAGACTGTCGACAAAGTGTGTGAAATAGTGAGGAAACAGCTGGCGCTTCCTGCGGAGGCCGAGCTCACTCCAGAGTCCAAGTTTTCTGCCATAGGAGCTGACTCCCTTGATACA GTGGAGATAGTGATGGCTTTGGAGGAAGAATTTGATATCAGCGTCGAGGAGGAAAGCTCTCAGAACATAACCACAGTCCAAGAAGCCGCTGATTTGATAGAAAAGCTAGTGCAGAAGAAACCCGAGGCATGA
- the LOC104453549 gene encoding RNA polymerase II C-terminal domain phosphatase-like 3 produces MVKEEGAVDVEEGEISDAMSIEEISEEDFKQDAKDAKEASKPKARVWTMQDLYRYQVEKGYTSGLHNLAWAQAVQKKPLSEIVVMDADAAAAAAVNGKKGESGKGGEKVVIDDSGDEGDGKVHDSEKEEGELEEGEIDLDSEVVDKVDGDGGEATLIAETVSNGSGECEMELGEEEVERRIYLIQEALDSVMSSSEEISFEEECCRLQGCLENLKEVVLVNSLTLKDALIQLFLLAIQGVHAEFCLMDSSQKEQNKDKISRLLSLVKSNHPSFFSSDQAKEIEDMICYLNAIPIMSSAKAGDREKDNRFNEPSSYPKNSENSSGIAAYNLRQSSEVHGESLLAESTDQTGRKITLKALKLGNSGAKARGMLLPLLDLHKDHDEDSLPSPTQQAPPSSRGPFLSRADGIFKPEMSMSMGKSAQEAEAFKVHPYETDAVKAVDHYQRKFQQKFGSNSFSNDRLPSPTPSEEHENGVDDTSGEVSSSSSRIGNTKIMNAPNLGRPVFSSLPHVNNINMQGAAVPQNHAVTSSGSNLPVKSSGKSRDPRLRFANSDSGNLDLNQRPLPVIHGAPRAELLGGSMIARKQRNLEDPALDGPATKRLRNGFENSGAIKDMKTGGWLEDPRAGGYQAINRNNPLENASDLKRTDNGVIYPSIDSGKSSVAISSSGNNLSRVASVNPAAALPALLKDIAVNPTMLMNLLKMGQQQKLSAEAQQNPVDPSKNMSSQSNSASILGAAPKVTLAPATAAGSGILQKPAAMLPAPTPVAPVGQQDELGKIRMKPRDPRRVLHGNMLQRTGSMGTEQLKHTPPVSRTQTEDLADRKTLPSESSVASDVSQKILKHSKNIPVIMSSSQSSTNPVPASQTPMQSTSGVDAKTELPNHKDKRSGTDPLVEVSAPGPSPSQSSWGDLEHIFEGYDDQQRAAIQRERARRMEEQRKMFAARKLCLVLDLDHTLLNSAKFGEVEPVHEEILRKKEEQDRAQPQRHLFRFIHMGMWTKLRPGIWNFLEKASKLYELHLYTMGNKLYATEMAKVLDPKGVLFAGRVISRGDDGDPFDSDDRCPKSKDLEGVLGMESSVVIIDDSVRVWPHNKLNLIVVERYTYFPCSRRQFGLLGPSLLEIDHDERPEAGTLASSLAVIERIHQDFFAHQSLDDVDVRNILAAEQQKILGGCRIVFSRIFPVGEANPQLHPLWQTAEQFGATCTNQIDDQVTHVVANSLGTDKVNWALSSGRFVVHPGWVEASALLYRRANEQDFAIKQ; encoded by the exons ATGGTGAAGGAGGAGGGGGCGGTGGACGTGGAGGAAGGGGAGATTTCGGACGCCATGTCGATCGAGGAGATCAGTGAGGAGGATTTCAAGCAGGACGCGAAGGATGCGAAGGAGGCGTCGAAGCCGAAGGCTAGGGTTTGGACGATGCAGGACCTGTACAGGTATCAGGTCGAGAAGGGGTACACGTCGGGACTCCACAACCTCGCCTGGGCGCAGGCGGTGCAGAAGAAGCCGTTGAGCGAGATCGTCGTGATGGATGCggatgcggcggcggcggcggcggtgaatGGAAAGAAGGGCGAGTCGGGGAAGGGAGGGGAGAAAGTTGTGATCGACGACAGCGGGGATGAAGGGGACGGGAAGGTCCACGACAGCGAGAAGGAGGAAGGGGAACTCGAGGAAGGGGAAATCGATCTCGACTCGGAGGTGGTGGATAAGGTCGATGGAGACGGTGGGGAGGCGACCTTGATTGCCGAGACCGTGAGCAATGGCAGCGGCGAGTGTGAGATGGAGTTGGGAGAGGAGGAAGTGGAGAGGCGAATTTACTTGATTCAAGAAGCTCTTGATAGCGTGATGTCGTCCAGTGAAGAGAT ATCATTCGAAGAAGAATGTTGCCGCCTGCAAGGTTGTCTGGAGAATCTCAAGGAAGTGGTTTTGGTGAATAGTCTTACCTTGAAGGATGCACTGATACAGCTGTTCTTGCTGGCAATTCAAGGAGTCCATGCT GAATTCTGCCTCATGGATTCTAGCCAGAAGGAACAGAACAAGGACAAAATTTCAAG GCTGCTTTCTCTCGTGAAGAGCAACCatccctcttttttttcctctgacCAGGCGAAGGAG ATAGAGGACATGATATGCTACTTAAATGCAATTCCTATAATGTCGAGTGCAAAAGCTGGTGATAGAGAGAAAGATAATCGATTCAACGAACCTTCTTCGTACccgaaaaattcggaaaattcAAGTGGCATTGCTGCTTATAATTTAAGGCAGTCAAGTGAAGTACACGGAGAATCATTACTTGCTGAGTCGACTGATCAGACTGGTCGAAAGATTACTCTAAAAGCTCTGAAACTAGGGAATTCGGGTGCCAAGGCTCGAGGAATGTTGCTTCCTTTGCTTGATCTTCACAAGGATCACGATGAAGACAGTCTTCCATCACCCACTCAACAAGCACCACCCTCTTCAAGGGGGCCATTTTTATCTAGGGCAGATGGAATTTTTAAGCCAGAGATGAGCATGAGCATGGGTAAATCAGCGCAGGAAGCAGAAGCCTTCAAAGTGCATCCTTACGAAACTGATGCAGTTAAAGCGGTTGACCACTATCAACGAAAGTTCCAACAGAAGTTcgggagtaattccttttccaATGACAGACTTCCAAGCCCAACCCCTTCAGAGGAGCATGAAAATGGAGTTGATGATACTAGTGGGGAAGTCTCCAGTTCTAGTTCTAGAATTGGTAATACTAAAATTATGAATGCACCTAACTTGGGGCGCCCAGTTTTCTCCTCTTTGCCCCATGTTAACAATATCAATATGCAAGGAGCGGCGGTTCCACAAAATCATGCCGTTACAAGCTCTGGGTCTAATCTTCCTGTTAAATCTTCTGGAAAGAGTAGAGATCCGAGGCTTAGGTTTGCCAATTCCGATTCGGGTAATCTGGACCTTAACCAACGGCCCTTGCCTGTGATACATGGTGCACCGAGAGCCGAACTTCTTGGTGGGAGCATGATTGCTAGAAAGCAAAGGAACTTGGAGGATCCTGCTCTTGATGGTCCTGCAACAAAAAGGCTAAGAAATGGATTTGAAAATTCTGGTGCTATAAAGGATATGAAAACTGGTGGCTGGCTGGAGGATCCTCGTGCCGGAGGATATCAAGCAATCAATAGAAACAATCCACTGGAAAATGCAAGTGATTTGAAGAGAACAGATAATGGGGTGATTTATCCATCTATAGACAGTGGTAAGTCCAGTGTGGCGATCAGCAGCAGTGGGAACAATTTGTCTAGAGTTGCAAGTGTCAATCCAGCAGCTGCTCTGCCTGCATTATTGAAGGATATTGCTGTTAATCCAACAATGTTAATGAATTTACTAAAAATGGGTCAACAGCAGAAATTATCAGCAGAGGCCCAGCAAAACCCCGTTGATCCTTCAAAAAACATGAGTTCTCAGTCCAACTCTGCTTCTATACTGGGAGCAGCACCCAAGGTCACTCTTGcaccagcaacagcagcagGGTCTGGGATTCTGCAGAAACCTGCTGCAATGCTTCCGGCTCCCACTCCAGTGGCACCTGTG GGGCAGCAGGATGAGTTGGGCAAAATTCGCATGAAACCCCGTGACCCTCGCCGTGTCCTCCATGGCAACATGCTTCAGAGGACTGGCAGCATGGGTACTGAGCAGTTGAAGCATACTCCTCCAGTGTCACGGACACAGACGGAGGATCTAGCAGATAGAAAAACACTGCCTTCTGAATCTTCTGTAGCATCAGATGTGTCTCAGAAGATTCTAAAGCACTCGAAGAATATTCCTGTTATTATGTCTTCTTCACAATCATCAACAAACCCAGTGCCAGCTTCTCAGACACCTATGCAATCTACATCAGGAGTGGATGCAAAAACTGAACTTCCAAACCACAAGGACAAGCGATCTGGGACTGATCCCTTGGTGGAAGTAAGTGCACCAGGCCCATCTCCCTCACAAAGTTCATGGGGAGATCTGGAGCATATATTCGAAGGATATGATGATCAGCAAAGAGCAGCCATTCAGAGAGAGAGGGCAAGGAGGATGGAGGAACAGAGGAAAATGTTTGCTGCACGCAAGCTCTGCCTTGTTTTAGATCTTGATCACACACTTCTCAATTCAGCCAAG TTCGGTGAAGTGGAGCCTGTACATGAAGAGATCTTGAGGAAAAAAGAGGAACAGGACAGAGCACAACCTCAGAGACATCTTTTTAGATTTATTCATATGGGAATGTGGACGAAGTTGAGGCCAGGAATCTGGAACTTTTTGGAGAAG GCTAGTAAGCTTTATGAGCTGCATCTTTACACCATGGGCAACAAGCTTTACGCTACAGAGATGGCAAAAGTGCTCGATCCAAAAGGGGTGCTGTTTGCAGGTAGAGTCATATCAAGGGGTGATGATGGTGATCCATTTGATAGTGATGACAGGTGTCCCAAGAGTAAGGATTTGGAAGGAGTTTTGGGAATGGAATCATCTGTCGTCATCATAGACGACTCCGTGAGAGTGTGGCCACACAACAAACTAAATCTGATAGTTGTAGAAAG ATATACTTATTTTCCCTGTAGCAGACGCCAGTTTGGGCTTTTGGGTCCATCTCTTCTTGAGATTGACCATGATGAGAGACCTGAAGCTGGAACATTGGCTTCATCTTTGGCG GTTATTGAGCGAATACATCAGGATTTTTTTGCCCATCAATCTTTAGACGATGTAGATGTTAGAAATATATTAGCTGCCGAGCAACAGAAGATTTTGGGTGGCTGTCGTATAGTTTTCAGCAGGATATTTCCTGTcggtgaggccaaccctcaaCTTCATCCACTGTGGCAGACAGCTGAGCAGTTTGGTGCCACCTGTACCAACCAGATAGATGATCAGGTTACTCATGTAGTTGCCAATTCTCTCGGAACAGATAAG GTAAATTGGGCTCTTTCAAGTGGAAGATTTGTTGTCCACCCTGGCTG GGTGGAAGCATCGGCTTTGCTTTATCGGAGAGCAAACGAACAAGACTTTGCCATCAAACAGTAA
- the LOC104453548 gene encoding acyl carrier protein 4, chloroplastic isoform X2 — translation MASVSAASVTFRALSKPSLKSNETSSLKVVSLGWRKNGFPSLRSSRFRVSCAAKPETVDKVCEIVRKQLALPAEAELTPESKFSAIGADSLDTVEIVMALEEEFDISVEEESSQNITTVQEAADLIEKLVQKKPEA, via the exons ATGGCTAGCGTTTCTGCTGCTTCCGTCACCTTCAGAGCTCTCTCGAAGCCGTCACTGAAGAGCAACGAG ACCTCAAGCTTGAAGGTCGTCTCTCTGGGGTGGAGAAAGAATGGCTTCCCTTCCTTGAGGAGTTCCCGGTTCCGCGTCTCTTGTGCG GCGAAGCCTGAGACTGTCGACAAAGTGTGTGAAATAGTGAGGAAACAGCTGGCGCTTCCTGCGGAGGCCGAGCTCACTCCAGAGTCCAAGTTTTCTGCCATAGGAGCTGACTCCCTTGATACA GTGGAGATAGTGATGGCTTTGGAGGAAGAATTTGATATCAGCGTCGAGGAGGAAAGCTCTCAGAACATAACCACAGTCCAAGAAGCCGCTGATTTGATAGAAAAGCTAGTGCAGAAGAAACCCGAGGCATGA